One window of the uncultured Fibrobacter sp. genome contains the following:
- a CDS encoding GIY-YIG nuclease family protein, translating to MKPAVYILFNKPRGVLYTGVTNDLPKRMVEHKQRLHGFTAKYNVTKLGHCEYFQDIRDAILREKQIKAGNRKKKIELIESQNPEWKDLFENEF from the coding sequence ATGAAACCGGCGGTATATATACTTTTCAATAAACCGCGCGGTGTTCTCTATACAGGTGTTACCAATGACTTGCCTAAAAGAATGGTTGAACATAAGCAAAGGCTTCATGGATTTACGGCCAAGTACAATGTGACGAAATTAGGACATTGCGAGTATTTTCAAGATATAAGGGATGCCATATTGCGTGAAAAGCAGATAAAGGCAGGCAATCGGAAAAAGAAAATAGAGCTAATTGAGTCGCAAAATCCCGAATGGAAGGATTTGTTTGAGAATGAATTTTGA
- the purB gene encoding adenylosuccinate lyase, which produces MRDQFESPLIKRYASKEMSFIFSPQYKFQTWRKLWIYLAESEMELGLPITQEQVDELKAHEKDINFEVAEEEEKRRRHDVMSHVYAYGVQCPKAKGIIHLGATSAFVGDNTDLIQMQQAMILVRKRLCRVMDKLSKFAMEYKDMAQLGATHFQAAQLTTVGKRACLWLQDMLIDLEELNFLIEVLPFRGVKGTTGTQASFMDLFNGDEEKIMELDRRVTAKAGFKRVLTITGQTYTRKWDNRVNQVLSSIAQSLHKFATDMRLMQGVKEVEEPFEKTQIGSSAMAYKRNPMRSERICSLARFVMAQVNSTAFTQATQWFERTLDDSANKRLAIPEAFLAMDAMLIIAENVTNGLVVYPKVIEKRIMAELPFMATENIIMEGVKNGGDRQELHEEIRVMSMEAGKVVKEQGKDNDLLERVLKNEKFQKLGITEEKLKEILDLRKFVGRAPGQVVKFVSEEVRPAIEAVPDWSNIDAGELKV; this is translated from the coding sequence ATGCGCGATCAGTTCGAAAGCCCGCTTATCAAGCGTTACGCCAGCAAGGAAATGAGTTTCATCTTCAGCCCGCAGTACAAGTTCCAGACTTGGCGCAAGCTGTGGATTTACCTCGCCGAATCCGAAATGGAACTCGGCCTCCCGATTACGCAGGAGCAGGTGGACGAACTGAAGGCCCACGAAAAGGACATCAACTTCGAAGTCGCCGAAGAAGAAGAAAAACGCCGCCGTCACGACGTGATGAGCCATGTTTACGCTTACGGCGTGCAGTGCCCGAAGGCCAAGGGCATCATCCATCTCGGTGCAACGTCTGCATTCGTGGGTGACAACACTGACCTTATCCAGATGCAGCAGGCGATGATTCTCGTGCGCAAGCGCCTTTGCCGCGTGATGGACAAGCTTTCCAAGTTTGCGATGGAATACAAGGACATGGCCCAGCTCGGTGCAACGCATTTCCAGGCCGCCCAGCTCACGACCGTGGGTAAGCGCGCTTGCCTCTGGCTCCAGGACATGCTCATCGACCTCGAAGAACTCAACTTCCTCATCGAAGTGCTTCCGTTCCGCGGAGTGAAGGGCACGACCGGTACGCAGGCCAGCTTCATGGATCTGTTCAACGGCGACGAAGAAAAGATTATGGAACTCGACCGCCGCGTGACTGCCAAGGCTGGCTTCAAGCGCGTGCTCACCATCACCGGTCAAACCTACACCCGTAAGTGGGACAACCGCGTGAACCAGGTGCTCAGCTCCATCGCTCAGAGCTTGCACAAGTTCGCTACCGACATGCGCCTCATGCAGGGCGTCAAGGAAGTGGAAGAACCGTTTGAAAAGACCCAGATCGGTTCCTCTGCCATGGCTTACAAGCGTAACCCGATGCGCAGCGAACGTATTTGCTCCCTCGCTCGTTTCGTGATGGCCCAGGTCAACAGCACCGCCTTCACTCAGGCGACGCAGTGGTTCGAACGTACGCTTGACGACAGTGCGAACAAGCGCTTGGCAATTCCTGAAGCATTCCTCGCTATGGATGCTATGCTCATTATCGCAGAAAACGTGACCAACGGCCTCGTCGTTTATCCGAAGGTCATCGAAAAGCGCATCATGGCGGAACTCCCGTTCATGGCTACCGAAAACATCATCATGGAAGGCGTGAAGAATGGCGGCGACCGTCAGGAACTCCACGAAGAAATCCGCGTGATGTCCATGGAAGCGGGCAAGGTCGTGAAGGAACAGGGCAAGGACAACGACTTGCTCGAACGCGTCTTGAAGAACGAAAAGTTCCAGAAGCTCGGCATCACCGAAGAAAAGCTCAAGGAAATCCTTGACCTCCGCAAGTTCGTGGGCCGCGCTCCTGGTCAGGTTGTGAAGTTTGTTTCTGAGGAAGTGCGTCCCGCTATCGAGGCTGTTCCGGATTGGAGCAATATCGACGCCGGTGAATTGAAAGTGTAA
- a CDS encoding radical SAM protein translates to MNLVLSLTERCNLRCTYCYYKVSHEARSLVMSNEIMEAAIRLAFERTLFLGQRFLNITFFGGEPLLCMDSVRRGVEFAKSLVAGRFGDEFVVGVGAAEKSSPKFRLRFAVNTNGTLLDDSIIEYLKRENFRIYLSLDGPEAHHNICRKQVGGAGSFKLIEPHIPALRKLDTVVLSVVTRENMRSLSDAVRWIQAQGLRNMTAAVDFDGKWTGEEFDVLAAEYVKMAGFWMELKRKKVPFYLGTIQDKLKFRLTGQRHRTSSCHVAEGIVACAANGNLFPCTRFISSKKDAPYIMGNVYDDPAKIFGGAVAQDVRDFFDRDKEDCKGCALRFRCHAHECACTSFYSTGNIHEVSPEVCTHERMLAAICDDAVSELTDVSGNN, encoded by the coding sequence ATGAATCTCGTTCTTTCCCTCACGGAGCGGTGTAACCTGCGCTGCACCTACTGCTATTACAAGGTGAGCCACGAGGCCCGTTCTTTGGTGATGTCCAATGAAATTATGGAGGCCGCCATCAGGCTCGCTTTTGAACGGACGTTGTTTCTTGGGCAGCGTTTTTTGAACATCACGTTTTTTGGCGGAGAACCGCTTCTTTGCATGGATTCTGTCCGTAGGGGAGTGGAGTTCGCCAAGAGTCTTGTCGCCGGGCGTTTCGGGGATGAATTCGTTGTGGGCGTGGGTGCCGCTGAAAAATCCTCGCCTAAGTTTCGCCTGCGTTTTGCGGTGAACACGAACGGTACATTGTTAGACGATTCCATCATTGAATATCTGAAACGCGAAAATTTCCGCATATACCTTTCGCTTGATGGCCCTGAAGCACATCATAATATTTGCCGCAAGCAGGTGGGCGGGGCGGGCTCCTTCAAGCTTATTGAACCGCACATTCCCGCATTGCGCAAACTCGACACGGTCGTGCTTTCGGTGGTGACCCGCGAGAATATGCGTTCGCTTTCGGATGCGGTGCGCTGGATACAGGCTCAGGGTTTAAGGAACATGACCGCCGCCGTGGATTTTGACGGCAAGTGGACAGGGGAGGAATTCGACGTTCTTGCGGCTGAATATGTGAAAATGGCCGGATTCTGGATGGAACTCAAACGCAAAAAAGTGCCATTTTACCTGGGGACGATTCAGGATAAGCTGAAATTCCGCCTGACGGGGCAACGTCACCGTACATCGAGTTGCCATGTGGCCGAAGGCATTGTCGCCTGTGCTGCGAATGGTAACCTTTTCCCCTGTACGCGGTTTATCTCCAGCAAAAAAGATGCTCCCTATATCATGGGCAACGTTTACGACGATCCGGCGAAAATTTTTGGCGGGGCCGTCGCCCAAGACGTCCGCGATTTCTTTGACCGCGACAAGGAAGACTGCAAGGGTTGCGCCCTGCGGTTCCGTTGCCATGCACACGAATGTGCCTGTACTTCGTTCTACTCCACGGGCAATATTCACGAGGTTTCCCCCGAGGTTTGCACACACGAACGTATGCTCGCCGCGATATGCGACGATGCCGTGTCAGAACTTACAGATGTTTCAGGAAATAATTAA
- a CDS encoding glutamate-cysteine ligase family protein has protein sequence MTNYKIWERFGVEMEFMIVDRETLQVLPRADIPLGKDKDGNQLSDVEYDDIGLSNELVSHVLEFKCAHPKSTFDGLGKRFFHEIRRANKKLEKIGAMLLPSAAHPFMDPAEMQLWPYDCLDIYQTYDRIFNCKGHGWANLQSTHLNLSFDGDDEFGELHAAIRLLLPLIPAIAASSPYLDSKYTGFKDARIEVYRHNQDKVPEIAGLVIPEKAYTYDEYNTQIFDKVKKAIAPYDPEHLLNHFFLNSRGAIARFDRGAIEIRLVDIQECPNADIAIVELEIATLKAIASGKLANGKAPHTMKEYREFLRDFDTARLSEMLTQTSRDAEDTVIDWSEFLAVFGMEGSCTAGELWKHVFDAVKGDLTEVSRNIMEQMLARGTLSSALYRALGDTPSREDFVREYGKLAVCLAHNRLYGLN, from the coding sequence ATGACTAACTACAAGATTTGGGAACGCTTCGGCGTCGAAATGGAATTCATGATCGTGGACCGCGAAACGCTGCAGGTGCTGCCCCGCGCCGACATCCCGCTCGGCAAGGACAAGGACGGCAACCAGCTTTCCGACGTGGAATACGACGATATCGGCCTTTCGAACGAACTCGTGAGCCACGTGCTCGAATTCAAGTGCGCGCACCCCAAGTCCACCTTCGACGGGCTCGGCAAGCGGTTCTTCCACGAGATTCGCCGCGCGAACAAGAAACTCGAGAAAATTGGCGCCATGCTGCTGCCCAGCGCCGCGCACCCCTTCATGGACCCGGCCGAAATGCAGCTCTGGCCGTACGATTGCCTCGACATCTACCAAACGTACGACCGCATCTTCAACTGCAAGGGCCACGGCTGGGCGAACCTGCAGAGCACGCACCTAAATCTCTCTTTTGATGGCGACGACGAATTCGGCGAGCTCCATGCGGCCATCCGCCTATTGTTGCCGCTCATCCCCGCCATCGCGGCGAGCAGTCCCTACCTCGACAGCAAATACACGGGCTTCAAGGACGCACGAATCGAGGTTTACCGCCATAACCAGGACAAGGTTCCCGAAATTGCAGGCCTCGTAATTCCCGAAAAGGCGTACACCTACGACGAGTACAATACGCAGATTTTCGACAAGGTCAAGAAGGCCATTGCGCCCTACGACCCCGAGCACCTGCTGAACCATTTCTTCTTGAACAGCCGGGGCGCCATCGCGCGTTTTGACCGCGGTGCCATCGAAATCCGGCTTGTGGACATTCAGGAATGCCCGAACGCAGACATCGCCATCGTGGAACTTGAAATCGCGACGCTCAAGGCCATCGCGAGCGGCAAACTCGCAAACGGAAAAGCGCCGCACACCATGAAGGAATACCGGGAATTCTTGCGTGACTTTGATACGGCAAGACTCTCGGAAATGTTGACGCAAACTTCCCGCGACGCCGAAGACACCGTCATTGACTGGTCCGAATTTCTGGCCGTGTTCGGCATGGAAGGCTCATGCACCGCCGGTGAGCTCTGGAAGCATGTCTTCGATGCAGTGAAAGGCGACCTCACCGAAGTCTCCCGCAACATCATGGAACAGATGCTTGCCCGCGGCACGCTTTCGAGCGCGCTCTATAGAGCGCTCGGCGACACACCTTCCCGTGAAGATTTCGTCCGAGAATACGGGAAACTCGCTGTTTGCCTCGCCCACAATCGCCTTTATGGCCTAAATTAG
- a CDS encoding RimK family protein: MKKIIVVNNPKHWKFHIPEAEIVSAKDYLTNPEFTTQRSVRVFNLCRDYSYQSKGYYVSLLAEARGHKVIPNVKNIRDFKAPAVVKIISDDIDELIQKSLHKLTGTEFVLSIYFGQNVSAQYLELSQELYRIFQAPLLRAKFVFKQKWFIQSIRPISVDEIPETHKEMVDQFAIEYFEKTRYTSAKSEDYVYDLGILVNPDEVEPPSNKQAIHNFIEAAQDTGFRVELITKKDYHRVGEFDAIFIRETTNVNHHTYAFARRAQSEGIAVIDDPDSILRCSNKVYLQELMTVGKIPAPKTIIVHSENRHTLAKELGFPMVIKTPDSSFSLGVKKANNKEELEEILDTMFEHSDLLIAQEFTPTDFDWRIGILDGKPLYACKYYMAKNHWQIYNWDSKNKQGTCGKWDCLPIESVPHGIVKTALRVASLIGNGLYGVDLKEIHGHPVVIEVNDNPSIDHGIEDLVGKKKIYLTIMRSLRRRIEERMHAAQHKIHQHED, encoded by the coding sequence ATGAAAAAAATAATTGTCGTAAACAATCCAAAACACTGGAAATTCCACATTCCCGAAGCCGAAATCGTATCGGCGAAAGACTACCTCACCAATCCGGAGTTCACCACGCAAAGGAGCGTGCGCGTTTTTAACCTGTGCCGCGACTACAGCTACCAGAGCAAGGGCTACTACGTGAGCCTGCTTGCCGAAGCGCGCGGCCACAAGGTCATCCCAAACGTCAAGAACATCCGCGACTTCAAGGCCCCAGCCGTCGTGAAAATCATCAGCGACGACATCGACGAACTCATCCAGAAGAGCCTGCACAAACTGACCGGCACCGAATTCGTGCTCTCCATCTACTTCGGCCAGAACGTGAGCGCCCAATACCTGGAGCTCTCGCAGGAACTCTACCGCATTTTCCAGGCCCCGCTGCTCCGCGCCAAGTTCGTGTTCAAGCAAAAATGGTTCATCCAGAGCATCCGCCCCATCAGCGTCGACGAAATTCCCGAGACGCACAAGGAGATGGTGGACCAGTTCGCTATCGAGTACTTCGAGAAGACGCGCTACACCTCCGCCAAGAGCGAAGACTACGTGTACGACCTCGGCATCCTCGTGAACCCCGACGAAGTGGAACCGCCGAGCAACAAGCAGGCCATCCATAACTTCATCGAGGCTGCGCAAGATACGGGATTCCGCGTGGAGCTCATCACCAAGAAGGACTACCACCGCGTAGGCGAATTCGACGCCATATTCATCCGCGAGACGACGAACGTGAACCACCACACTTACGCGTTCGCGCGCCGCGCCCAGAGCGAAGGCATCGCCGTCATCGACGACCCCGACAGCATTTTGCGTTGTTCAAATAAAGTTTATTTGCAAGAACTCATGACCGTAGGCAAGATTCCCGCGCCCAAGACGATTATCGTGCATAGCGAGAACCGCCACACGCTCGCAAAGGAGCTCGGCTTCCCCATGGTCATCAAGACGCCCGATTCGAGTTTCAGCCTCGGCGTCAAGAAAGCGAACAACAAGGAAGAACTCGAAGAAATTCTTGACACGATGTTCGAGCACAGCGATTTGCTCATCGCGCAGGAATTTACCCCCACCGATTTTGACTGGCGAATCGGAATCCTCGACGGCAAGCCGCTTTACGCCTGCAAGTACTACATGGCCAAGAACCATTGGCAAATCTACAACTGGGACAGCAAAAACAAGCAGGGCACCTGCGGCAAGTGGGACTGCCTGCCCATCGAGAGCGTGCCCCATGGCATCGTGAAGACGGCGCTCCGCGTAGCAAGCCTTATCGGTAACGGGCTCTACGGCGTAGACCTCAAGGAAATCCACGGACACCCGGTCGTGATCGAGGTGAACGACAACCCGAGTATCGACCACGGTATCGAGGATTTGGTCGGCAAGAAAAAAATCTACCTTACCATCATGAGGAGCCTGCGTCGCCGTATCGAGGAACGCATGCACGCCGCACAACACAAGATACATCAGCATGAGGATTAG
- the lysS gene encoding lysine--tRNA ligase: MAMQDMNDQVQARLAKLAKFKEMGIEAYPHKFNRTHDSKTLKENKEALMASGEEVAFAGRVVRFNRKGKMCFMHLKDRYGRLQVVCARDEVGEENYEIVKMTDLGDFIGVNGFMFETQTGEYSVHVKKVTMLSKAVRPLPVAKEKVDENGNKVVFNEFADVDTRYRQRYIDMALNDDVKDVFIKRFKILQAIREYLIEKGFIEVETPTLQPIYGGANARPFTTHHNACDMTLYLRVAPELYLKRCIVGGMEKVFEFSKNFRNEGMDRTHSPEFTGLEFYEAYADYNDMMVHFENIYERACIAANGTTKIDYQGKEIDFKAPWPRYSMIEAIEKFGGLKVNEMSDDDIKNKMEELGGHLDGEFSRGRGILELFELTVEDKLIQPTFIKDMPTESTPLCKKHRTIEGLIEQFEPYANGWELGNAYTELNDPIRQRELLEDQVRRGRGGEGETHPMDENFMHAIESGLPPTGGVGFGIDRMVMLLTNQQTIRDVQLFPLMKPESC, from the coding sequence ATGGCAATGCAAGACATGAATGATCAGGTGCAGGCTCGCCTCGCGAAGCTTGCGAAGTTCAAGGAAATGGGCATCGAGGCCTATCCGCACAAGTTCAACCGCACGCACGATTCCAAGACTCTCAAGGAAAACAAGGAAGCCCTGATGGCCAGCGGCGAGGAAGTCGCTTTTGCCGGCCGCGTGGTTCGTTTCAACCGCAAGGGAAAGATGTGCTTTATGCACCTGAAGGACCGCTATGGCCGCCTCCAGGTGGTTTGCGCCCGCGACGAGGTGGGCGAGGAGAACTACGAAATCGTCAAGATGACCGACCTCGGTGACTTTATCGGCGTGAACGGCTTCATGTTCGAGACGCAGACGGGCGAGTACTCCGTGCATGTGAAGAAGGTGACGATGCTCTCCAAGGCCGTGCGCCCGCTCCCGGTCGCCAAAGAAAAGGTTGACGAGAACGGCAACAAGGTCGTGTTCAACGAATTTGCCGACGTGGATACCCGCTACCGCCAGCGCTACATCGACATGGCGCTGAACGACGACGTGAAGGACGTGTTCATCAAACGCTTCAAGATTCTGCAGGCTATCCGCGAATACCTGATCGAGAAGGGCTTTATCGAGGTCGAGACCCCGACGCTCCAGCCGATTTACGGCGGCGCGAACGCCCGCCCGTTCACCACGCACCACAACGCCTGCGACATGACGCTCTATCTGCGCGTGGCTCCGGAACTCTACCTCAAGCGCTGCATTGTGGGCGGCATGGAAAAGGTGTTCGAGTTCAGCAAGAACTTCCGTAACGAAGGCATGGACCGCACGCACAGCCCGGAATTCACCGGCCTCGAGTTCTACGAAGCCTACGCCGACTACAACGACATGATGGTCCACTTCGAGAACATCTACGAACGCGCCTGCATTGCGGCGAACGGCACCACCAAGATTGACTACCAGGGGAAGGAAATCGACTTCAAGGCCCCGTGGCCCCGCTACAGCATGATCGAGGCCATCGAGAAGTTCGGCGGACTCAAGGTGAACGAGATGAGCGACGACGACATCAAGAACAAGATGGAAGAACTCGGCGGCCACCTCGACGGCGAATTCAGCCGCGGCCGCGGTATCCTCGAACTGTTCGAGCTCACCGTGGAAGACAAGCTCATCCAGCCGACCTTCATCAAGGACATGCCCACCGAAAGCACTCCGCTCTGCAAGAAGCACCGCACCATCGAAGGGCTCATCGAACAGTTCGAGCCGTACGCTAACGGATGGGAACTGGGTAACGCTTATACCGAACTTAACGACCCCATCCGTCAGCGTGAGCTCCTGGAAGACCAGGTGCGCCGCGGCCGCGGTGGCGAAGGCGAAACGCACCCGATGGACGAAAACTTCATGCACGCGATCGAATCCGGCCTGCCGCCTACCGGTGGCGTGGGCTTCGGCATCGACCGCATGGTCATGCTCCTCACGAACCAGCAGACCATCCGCGATGTGCAGTTGTTCCCGCTCATGAAACCGGAGAGCTGCTAG
- a CDS encoding four helix bundle protein yields MTNGYKDLVVWQRAMDVAVEAYRLTGNFPKEEMYGLSSQIRRAAVSIASNIAEGEGRKTNKEFYHFLGIALGSKSELETQIILSERVNLLKEPETVSIKKNLDNIGKMITALRRKLKKVGVES; encoded by the coding sequence ATGACTAATGGGTATAAAGATTTAGTTGTATGGCAACGGGCAATGGATGTTGCCGTTGAAGCCTATCGTCTTACTGGAAATTTTCCCAAAGAAGAGATGTATGGATTATCTTCTCAAATTCGTAGAGCTGCAGTGTCCATTGCTAGCAATATTGCGGAAGGAGAAGGTCGAAAGACAAATAAAGAGTTCTATCATTTTCTCGGTATAGCTCTTGGGTCTAAATCGGAACTTGAAACACAAATTATTTTGAGTGAACGAGTAAATCTTTTAAAAGAACCAGAAACAGTTTCGATAAAAAAGAATTTGGACAACATTGGAAAAATGATCACTGCTCTTAGGAGAAAATTGAAAAAAGTGGGTGTGGAATCGTAG